The following proteins are co-located in the Hydractinia symbiolongicarpus strain clone_291-10 chromosome 7, HSymV2.1, whole genome shotgun sequence genome:
- the LOC130649027 gene encoding uncharacterized protein LOC130649027: MFNNLESYCQEVDLRIATIHAQTTDGEINIKFAEFMANMRILINLQNESKELEDEYDNQQEHMNWMVISKQITKDEFEKNYKPELDNLEFELKEKHRSIKAFKEKYQLEIGSGPCVSSLDDTLQELGVERQAYHGKSFIGNHCHKMLKDGNIKYLCDRIPEIVQNQCDDQVLYLECQETCKKFEQLFKLYGSCHSIFNSSCIMTQEMLSNLETSINQFMCYLRVNWPSIYISPKLHILEDHVLDFVNKWRTGLGFYGEQGGESIYHDLHRMRINYSNIKNPVDRLKYIMKQHLLTTNPEAQDLKPAAKKRKFTKGEEE, encoded by the exons atgttcaacAACTTGGAAAGCTACTGTCAAGAAGTTGATTTAAGAATTGCCACAATTCATGCTCAAACTACTGATGGTGAAATTAATATTAAATTTGCAGAGTTTATGGCAAATATGAGAATTTTAAT cAATTTACAAAATGAGTCAAAAGAATTGGAGGACGAGTATGATAACCAGCAGGAACATATGAACTGGATGGTTATATCTAAACAAATTACCAAGGATGAGTTtgaaaaaaactacaaaccAGAGTTGGATAACTTAGAATTTGAACTGAAGGAGAAACATAGAAGCATAAAAGCATTCAAAGAAAAGTACCAATTGGAAATTGGATCTGGTCCTTGCGTATCATCCCTAGACGATACACTGCAGGAGCTTGGTGTTGAGAGGCAGGCGTACCACGGAAAAAGCTTTATTGGCAACCATTGTCATAAAATGCTCAAG GATGGCAACATAAAGTATTTATGTGATCGTATTCCTGAAATTGTACAGAATCAATGTGATGATCAAGTTTTATATCTGGAGTGTCAAGAAACATGCAAGAAGTTTGAACAACTGTTCAAGCTGTATGGTTCGTGTCACTCAATATTCAATTCTTCATGTATTATGACCCAAGAAATGTTATCAAATTTAG AGACATCTATCAATCAGTTCATGTGTTATTTAAGAGTTAATTGGCCTTCAATATACATCAGTCCAAAGCTGCACATACTAGAAGACCATGTATTGGATTTTGTAAACAAGTGGAGAACGGGCTTAGGTTTTTATGGTGAACAAGGTGGAGAATCTATTTACCACGATTTGCATCGTATGAGAATAAATTATTCAAACATCAAAAACCCAGTTGACAGGCTCAAATACATTATGAAACAGCACCTTTTGACAACAAATCCAGAAGCTCAAGACTTGAAGCCAGCAGCTAAAAAGCGTAAATTTACAAAAGGCGAGGAAGAGTAG